Within the Halomonas sp. HL-93 genome, the region GTCTCAACATAGTCACGGTGGCTTTGCTGGTAGGCGGCCAGGAAGTCAGGCTCGTCCTGTAACTGCTGTTCCAGTGACTTGATGACGCCCACGGCTTCGATGCGCGAAATCTCGACTTTAAGTACATCGGAGCATAGCCAGTAAAGCGTCGGGAAAGGTTTGCCTTCGACAATCGGTGCCATACGCAGCACCAGCGGCGTGTTGTTGCTATCCACGGCGGCCACGGCCTCAATGCCTTTTGGTGGGCGGCCAAGCTGTTGGGTAATAATCGCCAGTTGGCGCTCGTCTGGGGCATGATCGGTGCGAATCACCATGGGCGGGTCTCTTACTGGCAGTATTGTTGTGCAGGATTATTCCCGAACAAACTTGGTGGAGCGGCCAACGGCGCGAAAAAAGCAGCGGTTGAGCTGTTCCGGAGACGCGACATAATGCCAGGTACGTTCACAGTATTCAGCCGCTCGCGCCATTAGCACATCGTAAAGTCGGTTGAACGGCGCATCATAATCGTAGGGGTCGGCACCGAACAAGCGGATATGCGGATAGTCTGCAAAGCGCTCCATAAAATAGCGCTCAAGGTCCGCCTCAACGGCGCGGTGTTGGGCAGTGTTGTCCGGGTCTAGCCATAGATTGTAGCGGATCGCCATGGGGCACTCCTGGCCGCCCCGTTGCCGGGGCGTAGCGGTTCAGGCGGGGGCGGGCGCTTCTTGCAGATGGGCTTCGAGCGCTTCCCGCAAATCGCCTTCAATGGGCACGGTGCATTTGGCATGATGATCGTATTGCACCAGGATCGTATGCCCAACATTGGTTAACTTGCCGTGCTGGCGCGCCTCCTGGGTGACGGTAAATGAGCTGTTGCCCAGGCGCGTCAGGTACGTACGTAATTCGATATCGTGACCGTAAAACAGTTCAGCACGGTAGTCGACCTCCATCCGCGCCATGATCAGCCGCCACGCTTTAGGGTTCAGGTCGGGGGTGAATAACCTGAACAGGTCGTTGCGAGCTAGCTCAAACCAGGCGGGAAGACGGGTGTTATTGATATGGCCAAGGGCATCGGTGTCATAAAACGCCGGTTCGATGATA harbors:
- a CDS encoding DUF501 domain-containing protein — its product is MVIRTDHAPDERQLAIITQQLGRPPKGIEAVAAVDSNNTPLVLRMAPIVEGKPFPTLYWLCSDVLKVEISRIEAVGVIKSLEQQLQDEPDFLAAYQQSHRDYVETRWALMSEAQRAEVAERGYTDVLTKRGIGGISNWHQVRCLHTQYAHHLCGNNVIGQWLDTHHHVNTCLA
- a CDS encoding acyl-CoA thioesterase, giving the protein MFTRIIEPAFYDTDALGHINNTRLPAWFELARNDLFRLFTPDLNPKAWRLIMARMEVDYRAELFYGHDIELRTYLTRLGNSSFTVTQEARQHGKLTNVGHTILVQYDHHAKCTVPIEGDLREALEAHLQEAPAPA